Proteins from one Streptomyces sp. NBC_00390 genomic window:
- a CDS encoding primosomal protein N': MSSNDKQPEEPPAGGPEQLALIRETVRKAAVPKAKPRTWRGAPLAKELPVARVMVNKGALHLDQFFDYAVPEELDASAQPGVRVRVRFGAGAHRVREGRREGGGLIDGFLIERRAESDYGGALAALAYVVSPEPVLSPQMLALARAVADRYAGSLADVLQLAVPPRNGRAESKPSPEPLPPPPAPDPGTWVRYGRGPAFLEALSGRGTPRAVWTALPGPHWPDELARAVAATLSSGRGALVVVPDGRRAARVDAALTALLGAGRHAVLTAESGPEQRYRQWLAVRRGSVRAVVGTRAAMFAPVPDLGLVAIWDDGDSSHSDDNAPFPHVREVLELRAAHDACGFLLGSTSCTVEAAQLVESGWAVPLVADRAQVRAAAPLVRTVGDQELARDEAARAARLPSLAWQAVRDGLKSGPVLVQVPRRGYVPRLACERCRTPARCRHCAGPLQAPDERELRCAWCGLDEPEWHCAACGSTRLRAQIVGARRTAEELGRAFPAVPVRTSGRDHVLDSVPGRPALVVATPGAEPVADGGYAAALLLDGWAMLGRPDLRAGEEALRRWIAAGSLVRGQQDGGTVVVVAEPTLRPVQALVRWDPVGHALRELAERAELGFPPVSRMAEVTGSPQAVAEFLVTAELPADAEVLGPVPLPVTEPGRTRRPKDPPVGERWERALLRVPPGSGAALATALKTAQAARLARGGAETVRIRVDPPDIG, from the coding sequence GTGAGCAGCAACGACAAGCAGCCCGAAGAGCCCCCCGCCGGTGGGCCGGAGCAGCTTGCGCTCATCCGGGAGACCGTGCGCAAGGCCGCGGTGCCCAAGGCCAAGCCGCGCACCTGGCGCGGGGCGCCGCTCGCCAAGGAGCTGCCCGTCGCCCGGGTGATGGTCAACAAGGGCGCACTGCATCTCGACCAGTTCTTCGACTACGCCGTACCCGAGGAGCTCGACGCCTCGGCCCAGCCCGGGGTGCGGGTCCGGGTGCGGTTCGGGGCGGGAGCGCACCGGGTGCGGGAAGGGCGGCGCGAAGGCGGTGGCCTGATCGACGGGTTCCTGATCGAGCGCCGCGCCGAATCGGACTACGGCGGAGCGCTCGCCGCGCTCGCCTATGTCGTCTCGCCCGAGCCGGTGCTCAGCCCGCAGATGCTCGCCCTCGCCCGAGCCGTCGCCGACCGGTACGCGGGCAGCCTGGCGGATGTGCTGCAGCTCGCCGTCCCGCCGCGTAACGGACGGGCCGAGTCCAAGCCCTCACCAGAGCCCCTGCCGCCGCCCCCTGCGCCCGACCCGGGCACCTGGGTGAGATACGGCCGCGGGCCGGCATTCCTGGAGGCGCTGTCGGGCCGAGGCACGCCACGGGCCGTGTGGACCGCGCTGCCCGGGCCGCACTGGCCGGACGAGCTGGCGCGTGCTGTCGCCGCGACGCTCTCCTCCGGCCGGGGCGCGCTCGTCGTCGTACCGGACGGCAGGCGGGCGGCGCGGGTGGATGCCGCGCTCACCGCACTGCTGGGGGCCGGGCGGCATGCCGTGCTCACCGCGGAGTCCGGACCCGAGCAGCGCTACCGGCAGTGGCTCGCCGTGCGCCGGGGCTCGGTGCGGGCGGTGGTGGGAACGCGGGCCGCCATGTTCGCCCCCGTACCGGACCTCGGTCTGGTGGCGATATGGGACGACGGCGACTCCAGCCACAGCGACGACAACGCGCCGTTCCCGCATGTGCGCGAGGTGCTGGAGCTGCGTGCGGCGCACGACGCCTGTGGTTTCCTGCTGGGCAGTACGAGCTGCACGGTCGAGGCCGCGCAGCTCGTCGAGAGCGGCTGGGCCGTGCCGCTGGTGGCCGACCGGGCCCAGGTGCGGGCCGCGGCGCCGCTGGTGCGGACCGTGGGCGACCAGGAGCTGGCCAGGGACGAGGCCGCACGGGCGGCCAGACTGCCCAGTCTCGCCTGGCAGGCGGTGCGGGACGGGCTGAAGAGCGGGCCCGTGCTGGTGCAGGTGCCCCGGCGGGGGTACGTGCCCCGGCTCGCCTGTGAGCGCTGCCGGACGCCCGCGCGGTGCCGCCACTGTGCCGGGCCGCTGCAGGCTCCGGACGAGCGGGAACTGCGGTGTGCGTGGTGCGGACTCGACGAGCCGGAGTGGCACTGCGCCGCATGCGGGTCCACGCGGCTGCGGGCGCAGATAGTCGGCGCCCGCCGCACGGCCGAAGAGCTGGGACGGGCGTTCCCCGCCGTGCCCGTGCGAACCTCGGGGCGCGACCACGTGCTCGACTCCGTACCAGGGCGGCCCGCGCTGGTGGTGGCCACACCGGGCGCCGAACCGGTCGCCGACGGGGGCTATGCGGCCGCGCTGCTGCTGGACGGCTGGGCCATGCTTGGCCGGCCCGATCTGCGGGCGGGCGAGGAGGCGCTGCGCCGCTGGATCGCCGCGGGTTCGTTGGTGCGCGGACAGCAGGACGGCGGCACGGTCGTGGTCGTGGCGGAGCCGACGCTGCGGCCGGTGCAGGCACTGGTGCGCTGGGACCCCGTCGGGCACGCCCTGCGCGAACTGGCCGAGCGGGCCGAGCTGGGCTTTCCGCCGGTGTCCAGGATGGCCGAGGTGACCGGCAGTCCTCAGGCTGTTGCCGAGTTCCTGGTCACGGCCGAACTGCCCGCTGACGCCGAGGTGCTGGGGCCTGTGCCGCTGCCGGTCACGGAGCCGGGGCGGACGCGCAGGCCGAAGGACCCTCCGGTGGGGGAGCGGTGGGAGCGGGCGCTGCTGAGAGTGCCGCCGGGGAGCGGGGCAGCGCTGGCCACCGCCCTGAAGACGGCGCAGGCGGCGCGGCTGGCGCGGGGCGGCGCAGAGACGGTACGGATCAGGGTGGACCCGCCGGACATCGGCTGA
- the fmt gene encoding methionyl-tRNA formyltransferase — MKLVFAGTPEVAVPALDALIASGRHEVAAVVTRPDAPAGRGRRLVASPVAQRAAEAGIEVLKPARPRDEDFLARLREIGPDCCPVVAYGALLPKVALDVPARGWVNLHFSLLPAWRGAAPVQHAILAGDDMTGASTFLIEEGLDSGPVYGVITEHVRPTDTSGDLLTRLAFAGAGLLAATMDGIEDGSLKAVPQPADGVTHAPKITVESAHVDWAAPALRVDRVVRGCTPAPGAWSVFRGERLKLVNLLPLPDRADLAPGQLDVHRNNVYVGTGSHAVELLWVQPQGKKPMRAADWARGVRIAPGERLGTTDVR, encoded by the coding sequence ATGAAGCTCGTCTTCGCAGGTACCCCCGAGGTCGCCGTGCCCGCCCTGGACGCCCTGATCGCCTCCGGCCGGCACGAGGTCGCGGCCGTCGTCACCCGCCCCGACGCCCCTGCCGGACGCGGGCGCAGGCTGGTGGCCAGCCCGGTCGCCCAGCGGGCCGCGGAAGCCGGGATCGAGGTGCTCAAGCCGGCCAGGCCGCGGGACGAGGACTTCCTGGCGCGGCTGCGCGAGATCGGCCCCGACTGCTGCCCGGTCGTCGCATACGGCGCGCTGTTGCCCAAGGTGGCTCTCGACGTCCCGGCACGCGGCTGGGTCAATCTGCACTTCTCGCTGCTGCCCGCCTGGCGCGGCGCCGCACCCGTGCAGCACGCCATCCTGGCCGGCGACGACATGACCGGCGCCTCGACCTTCCTGATCGAGGAGGGGCTGGACTCGGGACCGGTCTACGGCGTGATCACCGAGCACGTACGGCCCACGGACACCAGCGGTGATCTGCTCACCCGGCTCGCTTTCGCCGGTGCGGGGCTGCTCGCCGCCACCATGGACGGCATCGAGGACGGCTCGCTGAAGGCGGTGCCGCAGCCGGCCGACGGCGTCACCCACGCCCCCAAGATCACGGTCGAAAGTGCGCACGTGGACTGGGCGGCTCCGGCGCTGCGCGTGGACCGGGTCGTCCGGGGCTGCACGCCCGCGCCCGGCGCATGGTCGGTCTTCCGGGGCGAGCGGCTCAAGCTGGTCAATCTGCTGCCGCTGCCGGACCGGGCGGATCTCGCTCCCGGCCAGCTCGACGTGCACAGGAACAACGTCTACGTCGGCACCGGATCGCACGCCGTGGAGCTGCTCTGGGTCCAGCCGCAGGGCAAGAAGCCGATGCGCGCGGCGGACTGGGCGCGGGGGGTGCGGATCGCCCCGGGCGAGCGGCTCGGTACGACGGACGTACGCTGA
- a CDS encoding RsmB/NOP family class I SAM-dependent RNA methyltransferase: MNEQARRRPPHKPYRRPQKDPVRILAYEALRAVDERDAYANLVLPPLLKKAREKDDFDGRDAALATELVYGTLRRQGTYDAIIAACIDRPLREVDPPVLDVLSLGAHQLLGTRIPTHAAVSASVELARVVLGDGRAKFVNAVLRKIAQEDLGTWLDRVAPPYDEDAEEHLAVVHSHPRWIVSALWDSLGGGRAGIEDLLEADNERPEVTLVARPGRATTDELLDVLGEDSGLPGRWSPYAVRLAEGGEPGAIEAVRDGRAGVQDEGSQLVAIALANAPLDGPDERWLDGCAGPGGKAALLGAMAAGRGAALLASERQPHRARLVERALAGNPGPYQVIAADGTRPPWRPGSFDRVLVDVPCSGLGALRRRPEARWRRRPEDLEGFAPLQRGLLREALSAVRVGGVVGYATCSPHLAETRIVVDDVLRGRGGAAPAEAEWIDARPLMPGVPMLGDGPDVQLWPHVHGTDAMYLALLRRTA, from the coding sequence TTGAACGAGCAGGCACGTCGCCGTCCCCCGCACAAGCCGTACCGCCGGCCCCAGAAGGATCCCGTGCGGATCCTCGCCTACGAGGCGCTGCGGGCCGTCGACGAGCGGGACGCGTACGCGAACCTCGTCCTGCCGCCCCTGCTGAAGAAGGCCCGCGAGAAGGACGACTTCGACGGGCGCGACGCGGCGCTCGCCACCGAGCTCGTGTACGGGACGCTGCGCCGCCAGGGCACGTACGACGCGATCATCGCGGCATGCATCGACCGGCCGCTGCGCGAGGTCGATCCGCCCGTGCTGGACGTCCTCTCACTCGGTGCCCACCAGCTGCTGGGCACGCGCATCCCGACGCACGCCGCGGTCTCGGCGAGCGTGGAGCTCGCGCGGGTGGTGCTGGGCGACGGCCGGGCGAAGTTCGTCAACGCCGTGCTGCGGAAGATCGCGCAGGAGGACCTGGGCACGTGGCTGGACCGGGTCGCGCCGCCGTACGACGAGGACGCCGAGGAGCATCTCGCGGTCGTGCACTCGCATCCGCGCTGGATCGTCTCGGCGCTGTGGGACTCGCTCGGCGGCGGGCGCGCGGGCATCGAGGACCTCCTGGAGGCGGACAACGAGCGGCCCGAGGTGACCCTGGTGGCACGGCCCGGCCGGGCCACCACCGACGAACTGCTCGACGTGCTCGGCGAGGATTCCGGGCTGCCCGGGCGCTGGTCCCCGTACGCGGTACGCCTGGCCGAGGGCGGCGAGCCCGGTGCCATCGAGGCGGTACGGGACGGCCGGGCCGGTGTCCAGGACGAGGGGAGCCAGCTCGTGGCGATCGCCCTGGCCAACGCGCCCCTGGACGGTCCGGACGAGCGCTGGCTCGACGGCTGCGCGGGGCCGGGCGGCAAGGCGGCCCTGCTCGGGGCGATGGCGGCCGGACGCGGCGCCGCGCTGCTCGCCTCCGAGCGGCAGCCGCACCGCGCACGGCTGGTCGAGCGGGCGCTGGCCGGCAACCCCGGCCCGTACCAGGTCATCGCCGCCGACGGCACCCGCCCACCGTGGCGCCCCGGCAGCTTCGACCGCGTACTCGTCGACGTCCCCTGCTCGGGCCTCGGCGCGCTGCGCCGCCGCCCGGAGGCCCGCTGGCGTCGGCGACCGGAGGACCTCGAAGGCTTCGCACCGCTGCAACGCGGCCTGTTGCGCGAGGCGTTGAGTGCCGTGCGGGTGGGCGGCGTGGTGGGCTACGCGACCTGCTCGCCGCATCTCGCGGAGACCAGGATCGTCGTCGACGACGTCCTGCGGGGACGCGGCGGCGCCGCACCGGCCGAGGCGGAGTGGATCGACGCCCGCCCGCTGATGCCGGGCGTCCCGATGCTCGGCGACGGACCGGACGTGCAGCTGTGGCCGCATGTGCACGGCACGGACGCGATGTATCTGGCACTGCTGCGCCGCACGGCGTGA
- a CDS encoding Fur family transcriptional regulator: MSDLLERLRGRGWRMTSQRRVVAEVLDGDHVHLTADEVHARAAQRLPEISRATVYNALGELVSLGEVMEVSTDGRAKRYDPNAHRPHQHLVCSRCGTIRDVHPTGNPLADLPAEERFGFTVSDVEVTYRGLCPSCA, encoded by the coding sequence ATGAGTGACCTGCTGGAGCGACTGCGAGGGCGTGGCTGGCGGATGACCTCCCAGCGGCGTGTCGTTGCGGAGGTCCTCGACGGTGACCACGTGCATCTCACGGCCGACGAGGTGCACGCCCGCGCGGCACAGCGGCTGCCCGAGATCTCCCGGGCGACCGTCTACAACGCCCTGGGCGAGCTGGTCTCCCTCGGCGAGGTCATGGAGGTCTCCACCGACGGCCGCGCCAAGCGTTACGACCCCAACGCGCACCGTCCGCACCAGCACCTGGTGTGCTCCCGCTGCGGCACCATCCGCGACGTCCACCCGACCGGCAATCCACTGGCCGATCTCCCGGCGGAGGAACGGTTCGGCTTCACCGTGTCCGACGTCGAGGTCACCTACCGCGGACTGTGCCCCTCCTGCGCCTGA
- the katG gene encoding catalase/peroxidase HPI, whose protein sequence is MSENHDAIVVDAKAEGGGGCPVAHGRAPHPTQGGGNRQWWPERLNLKILAKNPAVANPLGEEFDYAEAFKTLDLPAVKQDIAEVLTTSQDWWPADFGHYGPFMIRMAWHSAGTYRISDGRGGAGAGQQRFAPLNSWPDNGNLDKARRLLWPVKKKYGQNLSWADLMILAGNVALESMGFETFGFGGGRADVWEPDEDVYWGPETSWLGDERYSGDRELENPFGAVQMGLIYVNPEGPNGNPDPLAAARDIRETFRRMAMNDEETVALIAGGHTFGKTHGAGPADSVGADPEAAPIEEQGFGWRNSFGTGKGGDAITSGLEGIWTNTPITWDNSFFEILFGYEWELFKSPAGAHQWRPKEEAGTGTVPDAHDPSKSHAPTMLTTDLSLRFDPAYEQISRRFLENPDEFADAFARAWFKLTHRDMGPIVRYLGPEVPAETLLWQDPLPAVTHELVGSEDIASLKERILASGLSVSQLVSTAWASASSFRGSDKRGGANGARIRLQPQSGWEVNEPDELAAVLRTLETIQKDFNDARSGGKQISLADLVVLSGAAGVEKAAKDAGFDVEVPFTPGRVDASQEQTDVESFAALEPTADGFRNYLGKGNRLPAEYLLLDKANLLTLSAPELTVLVGGLRVLGANYQESSLGVLTTTPGSLTNDFFVNLLDMGTTWKATSEDQNTFEGRDAATGEVKWTGSRADLVFGSNSELRALAEVYASDDAKEKFVNDFVAAWNKVMNLDRFDLV, encoded by the coding sequence ATGTCTGAGAACCATGATGCAATCGTCGTAGACGCGAAGGCGGAGGGTGGAGGTGGCTGTCCGGTCGCGCACGGGCGCGCCCCGCACCCGACTCAGGGCGGCGGAAACCGCCAGTGGTGGCCGGAGCGGCTGAACCTGAAGATCCTTGCCAAGAACCCTGCCGTGGCCAACCCCCTCGGCGAGGAGTTCGACTACGCGGAGGCGTTCAAGACCCTCGACCTCCCGGCGGTGAAGCAGGACATCGCGGAGGTGCTGACGACCTCGCAGGACTGGTGGCCCGCCGACTTCGGGCACTACGGCCCGTTCATGATCCGGATGGCGTGGCACAGCGCGGGTACCTACCGGATCAGCGACGGCCGCGGCGGCGCCGGAGCCGGCCAGCAGCGCTTCGCCCCCCTCAACAGCTGGCCGGACAACGGGAACCTGGACAAGGCTCGCCGCCTGCTGTGGCCGGTCAAGAAGAAGTACGGCCAGAACCTCTCGTGGGCCGACCTCATGATCCTCGCCGGCAACGTCGCCCTGGAGTCGATGGGCTTTGAGACCTTCGGCTTCGGCGGCGGTCGTGCGGACGTCTGGGAGCCCGACGAGGACGTCTACTGGGGTCCCGAGACCAGCTGGCTCGGCGACGAGCGCTACAGCGGCGACCGTGAGCTGGAGAATCCCTTCGGCGCGGTCCAGATGGGCCTCATCTACGTCAACCCGGAGGGCCCGAACGGCAATCCGGACCCGCTCGCCGCGGCCCGCGACATCCGCGAGACGTTCCGCCGGATGGCGATGAACGACGAGGAGACGGTCGCCCTGATCGCGGGCGGCCACACCTTCGGCAAGACCCACGGCGCGGGCCCGGCGGACAGCGTAGGCGCCGACCCCGAGGCCGCCCCGATCGAGGAACAGGGGTTCGGCTGGAGGAACTCCTTCGGCACCGGCAAGGGTGGCGACGCGATCACCAGCGGCCTTGAGGGCATCTGGACGAACACCCCGATCACCTGGGACAACAGTTTCTTCGAGATCCTGTTCGGCTACGAGTGGGAGCTGTTCAAGAGCCCCGCCGGTGCGCACCAGTGGAGGCCGAAGGAGGAGGCCGGGACGGGCACCGTGCCCGACGCCCACGACCCGTCGAAGAGCCACGCCCCGACGATGCTGACCACCGACCTCTCGCTCCGGTTCGACCCGGCCTACGAGCAGATCTCGCGGCGCTTCCTCGAGAACCCCGACGAGTTCGCGGACGCCTTCGCCCGCGCGTGGTTCAAGCTGACCCACCGCGACATGGGCCCGATCGTGCGCTACCTCGGCCCGGAGGTCCCGGCCGAGACGCTGCTGTGGCAGGACCCCCTCCCCGCGGTGACGCACGAGCTCGTCGGCTCCGAGGACATCGCCTCCCTCAAGGAGCGGATCCTCGCCTCGGGCCTGTCGGTGTCCCAGCTCGTGTCCACCGCGTGGGCGTCGGCCTCGTCCTTCCGTGGCAGCGACAAGCGCGGCGGCGCCAACGGTGCGCGCATCCGCCTCCAGCCGCAGAGCGGGTGGGAGGTCAACGAGCCCGACGAGCTGGCGGCGGTGCTGCGCACGCTGGAGACCATCCAGAAGGACTTCAACGACGCCCGGAGCGGCGGCAAGCAGATCTCCCTCGCCGACCTGGTCGTGCTCTCCGGTGCCGCGGGTGTCGAGAAGGCCGCCAAGGACGCCGGCTTCGATGTCGAGGTCCCCTTCACGCCGGGGCGTGTGGACGCGTCGCAGGAGCAGACCGACGTGGAGTCGTTCGCCGCGCTCGAGCCGACCGCCGACGGGTTCCGCAACTACCTCGGGAAGGGCAACCGCCTGCCGGCCGAGTACCTGCTGCTGGACAAGGCGAACCTGCTGACCCTCAGCGCGCCGGAGCTGACGGTCCTCGTCGGTGGCCTTCGCGTCCTGGGCGCGAACTATCAGGAGTCGTCGCTCGGCGTCCTCACCACGACGCCCGGGTCCTTGACGAACGACTTCTTCGTCAACCTGCTCGACATGGGCACGACGTGGAAGGCGACGTCCGAGGACCAGAACACGTTCGAGGGCCGCGACGCCGCCACGGGCGAGGTCAAGTGGACCGGCAGCCGGGCCGACCTCGTCTTCGGGTCGAACTCCGAGCTGCGCGCGCTCGCGGAGGTCTACGCGAGCGATGACGCGAAGGAGAAGTTCGTGAACGACTTCGTCGCGGCGTGGAACAAGGTGATGAACCTCGACCGGTTCGACCTCGTCTGA
- a CDS encoding glycoside hydrolase family 5 protein gives MLGVLAGASVAPPAAAESVPSAPAPAPAPAPAGHGTELAAVRPAEAWTPPLSTRGRYVVDAGGNRFKLKSGNWHGASGTWTGSGSPDDPANNHAGEKSDRMPLGLDRAPMSEIVGGFRELGLNSVRLPFSNEMVHDARPVADASVAANPALKGKTPLQVYDAAVKALTDAGLAVILNNHTNTTRWCCGVDGNERWNASRSTETWESDWLFMARRYRDNPRVVGADLYNEVRRSVLDDPNWGLGDRHDWFAASQHLGDRILQEANPDLLVIVEGINWTGIPVDGLPHERPTLEPVQRLSHTLVRSGKLVYSAHFYDYTGPNHSGATGIGETSDPRYRDFSRSELYDVLRRQAFYVASQTDRHFTAPVWISEFGVGGREETGAKQRAWFRHFVDFLIETDADFAYWPLVGWHKDRKGNGWALLHWDSAGRRAGVFDGDDWRAEHWTRLIEARGRTGEVAPADRWSMLSPDHGDFVQSLRMREVQDWDHGARKAACPDDQRLAGLSHSGNRGLCSDAGARALRAPGGAHEVVRDERHVEPGRDWASGYTKLQCPPRHFLVGYSVRGAAVSAALCAEAGEPLGSAGRTVWFDRSDSRPPAAGGGDFAYGHHKGQCANDEYAAGIAYTGRLGSSRTPDALLCRKLR, from the coding sequence ATGCTGGGCGTCCTGGCGGGCGCTTCGGTCGCGCCTCCGGCAGCAGCCGAGTCGGTGCCCTCTGCCCCCGCGCCTGCCCCCGCCCCCGCGCCTGCCGGGCATGGCACCGAACTCGCCGCCGTCCGGCCGGCGGAGGCATGGACACCTCCCCTGAGCACCCGGGGCCGTTACGTCGTCGACGCCGGCGGCAACCGGTTCAAGCTGAAGTCGGGCAACTGGCACGGGGCGAGCGGCACATGGACCGGTTCGGGCAGCCCCGACGACCCGGCGAACAACCACGCGGGCGAGAAGTCGGACCGTATGCCGCTGGGCCTGGACCGCGCCCCGATGTCCGAGATCGTCGGCGGATTCCGCGAACTCGGTCTCAACAGCGTCCGCCTCCCCTTCTCCAACGAGATGGTCCACGACGCCCGCCCGGTCGCGGACGCCTCGGTGGCGGCCAACCCGGCGCTGAAAGGAAAGACGCCTCTCCAGGTCTACGACGCCGCCGTCAAGGCCCTGACGGACGCGGGCCTCGCGGTGATCCTCAACAACCACACCAACACGACGCGCTGGTGCTGCGGCGTCGACGGCAACGAGCGGTGGAACGCGAGCCGGAGCACCGAGACCTGGGAGAGTGACTGGCTGTTCATGGCCCGCCGCTACCGGGACAACCCCCGGGTCGTCGGCGCCGATCTCTACAACGAGGTACGCCGCTCCGTCCTCGACGACCCCAACTGGGGCCTCGGCGACCGGCACGACTGGTTCGCCGCGTCACAGCATCTGGGAGACCGGATCCTTCAGGAGGCCAATCCAGACCTGCTGGTGATCGTCGAAGGAATCAACTGGACCGGAATTCCGGTGGACGGTCTCCCGCACGAACGGCCCACCCTCGAGCCCGTCCAGCGGCTCTCGCACACCCTCGTGCGATCCGGGAAACTGGTGTACTCGGCCCACTTCTACGACTACACGGGACCGAACCACAGCGGAGCCACCGGCATCGGAGAGACCTCCGACCCCCGCTACCGCGACTTCAGCCGCTCCGAGCTGTACGACGTGCTGCGGCGGCAGGCCTTCTACGTCGCCTCACAAACGGACCGGCACTTCACGGCACCGGTGTGGATCAGCGAGTTCGGCGTCGGCGGCCGGGAGGAGACCGGGGCGAAGCAGCGGGCATGGTTCCGCCACTTCGTCGACTTCCTCATCGAGACGGACGCCGACTTCGCCTACTGGCCGCTCGTCGGCTGGCACAAGGACCGCAAGGGCAACGGCTGGGCGCTGCTGCACTGGGACTCCGCGGGACGCAGGGCCGGCGTCTTCGACGGCGACGACTGGCGCGCCGAGCACTGGACGCGGCTGATCGAAGCACGGGGCCGGACGGGCGAGGTCGCCCCGGCCGACCGCTGGTCGATGCTGAGCCCGGACCACGGGGACTTCGTCCAGTCACTGCGGATGCGCGAAGTGCAGGACTGGGACCACGGCGCGCGGAAGGCGGCGTGCCCGGACGACCAGCGACTTGCCGGGCTCAGCCACTCCGGCAACCGGGGACTGTGCTCCGACGCCGGAGCCCGCGCTCTTCGCGCACCTGGCGGCGCCCATGAGGTGGTCCGCGACGAACGGCACGTCGAGCCCGGCCGCGACTGGGCCTCCGGATACACCAAGCTCCAGTGTCCGCCGCGGCACTTCCTGGTCGGCTACAGCGTGCGCGGGGCCGCCGTGTCCGCCGCCCTGTGCGCCGAGGCGGGCGAACCGCTGGGATCGGCGGGGCGGACCGTATGGTTCGACCGGTCCGACAGCCGCCCGCCGGCGGCAGGCGGAGGCGACTTCGCGTACGGCCACCACAAGGGGCAGTGCGCGAACGACGAGTACGCCGCCGGTATCGCGTACACCGGCCGCCTGGGCTCGTCACGGACCCCGGATGCGCTCCTTTGCCGGAAGCTGCGCTGA
- the rpe gene encoding ribulose-phosphate 3-epimerase translates to MAVQINPSILSADFSRLAQEASAVEGADWLHVDVMDNHFVPNLTLGVPVVESLSKATDTPLDCHLMIEDPDRWAPQYVEAGAGSVTFHVEAADAPVRLAREIRAKGARASMALKPATPIEPYEDLLPELDMLLIMTVEPGFGGQAFLDIMLPKIRRTRELISKHGLELWLQVDGGVSASTIERCGEAGADVFVAGSAVYNTQDPAAAVRALRDQATRATASAAWACSH, encoded by the coding sequence ATGGCCGTACAGATCAACCCCAGTATTCTCTCCGCCGACTTCTCCCGCCTTGCGCAAGAGGCCAGTGCCGTCGAGGGCGCCGACTGGCTGCACGTCGACGTGATGGACAACCACTTCGTGCCCAACCTGACGCTGGGCGTGCCGGTGGTCGAGTCGCTCAGCAAGGCGACGGACACCCCGCTGGACTGCCACCTGATGATCGAGGACCCCGATCGCTGGGCACCCCAGTACGTCGAGGCCGGGGCCGGATCGGTCACCTTCCATGTCGAGGCCGCGGACGCACCCGTCCGGCTCGCGCGCGAGATCAGGGCGAAGGGCGCCCGCGCCTCCATGGCGCTCAAGCCCGCCACGCCCATCGAGCCGTACGAGGACCTGCTTCCCGAGCTCGACATGCTGCTGATCATGACCGTGGAGCCGGGCTTCGGGGGCCAGGCGTTCCTGGACATCATGCTCCCCAAGATCCGCCGCACCCGGGAACTGATCTCCAAGCACGGCCTCGAGCTGTGGCTCCAGGTCGACGGGGGAGTGTCCGCGTCGACCATCGAGCGGTGCGGGGAAGCGGGCGCCGATGTCTTCGTCGCGGGCTCGGCGGTCTACAACACGCAGGACCCGGCGGCGGCCGTACGGGCACTGCGCGACCAGGCGACGCGGGCGACCGCTTCGGCAGCCTGGGCGTGCAGCCACTGA
- a CDS encoding sugar-binding transcriptional regulator has protein sequence MYSSEESAVSAMSAGRPALRMGPAELVQAAAMARRFYLEGKSKIQIAEEFGVSRFKVARVLETALERDLVRIEIRVPAELDAERSDALRARYGLRHAVVVETPAEGMDESPDPENLGEVAADLLGELVAEGDVLGLAWGRSTIHMAAALDRLPPCTVVQLTGVYDAGTAERGSVEAVRRAAQVSGGEAHPIYAPMLLPDPATAAALRNQTGIARAFEYFDKVTVACVSIGSWEPGISTVHDMLTDEERAHYASLGVAAEMSAHLFDTEGRRVGRDLGERCITVEADRLRRIPEVVAIAGGQRKAEAIGAVLRSGLVTSLVTDTAAADQLLTAAPGPRPALERADPDD, from the coding sequence GTGTACAGCAGTGAGGAGAGCGCGGTGTCTGCAATGTCGGCGGGACGGCCAGCCCTGCGGATGGGACCCGCCGAGCTGGTTCAGGCGGCTGCCATGGCGCGCCGCTTCTACCTCGAGGGCAAGTCCAAGATCCAGATCGCCGAGGAGTTCGGCGTGAGCCGCTTCAAGGTGGCCCGGGTCCTGGAGACGGCGCTCGAGCGTGATCTGGTACGGATCGAGATCCGCGTTCCCGCCGAGCTGGACGCGGAGCGCTCCGACGCCCTGCGCGCACGCTACGGGCTGCGCCACGCGGTCGTCGTCGAGACCCCTGCGGAAGGCATGGACGAGTCCCCCGACCCGGAGAACCTGGGCGAGGTGGCCGCTGACCTGCTCGGCGAGCTGGTGGCGGAGGGCGATGTGCTGGGACTCGCCTGGGGCCGTTCCACGATTCACATGGCGGCCGCGCTGGACCGGCTGCCGCCCTGCACGGTCGTCCAGCTGACGGGCGTGTACGACGCGGGCACCGCCGAGCGCGGCTCGGTCGAGGCGGTACGGCGGGCGGCGCAGGTCTCCGGCGGCGAGGCGCACCCCATCTACGCCCCCATGCTGCTGCCCGACCCGGCCACCGCGGCAGCCCTGCGCAACCAGACGGGGATCGCCCGGGCCTTCGAGTACTTCGACAAGGTCACCGTCGCCTGCGTCTCCATCGGTTCGTGGGAGCCGGGTATCTCCACCGTGCACGACATGCTCACCGACGAGGAGCGCGCCCACTACGCGTCTCTGGGCGTCGCCGCCGAGATGTCCGCGCATCTCTTCGACACCGAGGGCCGGCGAGTCGGCCGTGACCTGGGGGAGCGGTGCATCACGGTCGAGGCCGACCGGCTGCGCCGTATCCCCGAGGTTGTCGCGATCGCGGGCGGGCAGCGCAAGGCGGAGGCGATCGGAGCGGTCCTGCGTTCGGGTCTGGTCACGAGCCTCGTGACGGACACCGCCGCGGCGGACCAGCTGCTGACGGCGGCCCCCGGACCGCGCCCGGCGCTGGAGCGCGCCGACCCCGACGACTGA